A segment of the Vibrio parahaemolyticus genome:
AACCAATCATCAGAAAAAAGGTGGGTGCGGATCATGTGGCTGCGGCGGTAAAAAAGCCAAACCTTCGTTGCTAGCACGTCCTAAACAGGCTGCTGCATTATTCGCCGCAAAATCGAGCCCAGCTATACTTAGCGTAAAGGCGTCGATTAAAAAGGCAGGTTAGTATGGTTTGGTTGTTTACCTTTCTTGGTTTTCTCGCGATTATTTTGTTGATGTCACTTGGGGTTATCTTTCATAACAAGCGTATTCAAGGAAGTTGCGGCGGTTTAAACAACGTCGGTGTCGACAAAGTATGCAACTGCGAAACCACATGCGCAGAGCCTGAGCGTCACTTGTATCAAATCTCAGAGCCTAACTCATCACCTGAGCGCTAAGGCTTTTGGCCCATTGCGGCAAGGTTTGTCGAAACCAGTCCAAATATTTGCTGGTCTGCGGATTTTTTCTGGAGACCAGTATGTTGACTACCTCGACGACGATCCACGCTTTTGCTAATCCGATATCGCGCGCCAATTCTGTTGTTTCACCTTTCTCGGCGCACTTTATATACCTGCCTGCCACCTTCAAGTAATCATCAAATGTGCCCATGCCTTCGATGAGCGGCGCTAAATCTATCGCGACATGCCCTGTAGAAAAGCGCTCCCAGTCGAACAGCACTAGCTCGCCATTTTCGCGCTGTCCCCAGTTTCCAGCATTCGAGTCTCCGGAGATCAAGTTCTGTCCATCGAAAAGGTGCGCCGATCGTTGTTGGAGGTTGTGGAAGAACTGTTTTGTCTCTGAGCCCAGTTCAAGTGTAGCGAGTGCTTGTTGAGTCGCTTGTGGTGTCCACTGGTGGCGGTGATAAATACCATCTGATGTTGGTGGAAGTTGGTGCAGTTTGACGAGTTGTTCAATGACTCGATCATCTTCAAGTAAGAATGCTTGCTCGACTGCGTGGGGAACGTATTCAATGTGCAGAACGTTTTTCTGGTCGTCGAATTGAATCAAGCGCGGTACGTGTATTCCAAGCGCGTTAAACTGTTCGGCATAGCGTTGATAAAACGCCACTTCTATTTGAGTAGGGTTACGTTTTTCTATTACTTGGACTCCATCTTTTTCGATGAGAAAAACTTTGGCACTGCCCATTTGGTTGAGTTCTTGTTGCGACACCGGACTTCCTGTCTTCATGTAGAGAAATCTCACCTTAATCGCTGTACTCACGTTTGCCAATAGCCACGACAAAGTGCCTCAAAAATATTAAATGCAACTGTTTAAATATGATTTTGTCGTTGGTGTCTAAATTTTACACAGTTACGCCTGTACTCCGATAAATTCGTTCTACGCTTACTATTCGTCTTAATAAAGGAGAACCAAAATGGCTGTAATGAAGCAGGATATTCCAAATCGTGTAACGGTTTACCATGACAATATCGACCAAGAACAAGAGCTGAAAAATGCGATGCTGCCAGAGAAACCGCGCTACTTTAACGGTGCTCCGACTTACAAAGCGAACAGCATCGAAGAGTTTGAAAGCAAAATCAGTCAGATAGGTTTGTCTCTCGATAAATAATTTTTCTTTTACCTAAAAGCGCCCTCAAAATGAGGGCGCTTTTTTATTTATATGATTGATTTGAATCGTAAGGAATTAACCTTGTTGTGTACTGCCTTGGCAGACTTGTTTCTGCACTGCTGGTGGCGCGGGCTCGTAATGGCTTAAGGTCATACTAAAGCTGCCTTCACCACCAGTGATGGAGCGTAATCGACGAGCGTAATCTTGCAGCTCGTTTACTGGTGACTTGGCTCTGAGTAAGGTGAAGCTACTGTCGATTGGCTCGGTGCCTTCGATCAAGCCTCGGTTTCCAGATAAATCTCCAGAAACATCGCCAACGTTCGCGGTTGGGATGTGCAGTTCCATCTGGACAATGGGTTCTAGCACAATAGGATCGGCGTTGTTAATCGCATCTAAAAAGGCTTTCTTACCTGCGATGACAAACGCTATTTCTTTCGAATCGACGGAGTGATATTTACCGTCATAAACGGTGACTTCCACATCCTTAATTGGGTTGCCAGAAATCGCGCCTTCCTCTAACGCTTGCAAAATACCTTTTTCAACAGCAGGAATGAGCGCGGTTGGAATGGCGCCACCCACCACTTTGTTGATGAACTTAAATCCGGCACCACGTTCGAGTGGACGAACCTTCAATTGCACTTCACCAAATTGGCCTGCACCGCCACTTTGTTTTTTGTGTCGATAATGCCCTTCGGCAGGTTTGGTGATGGTTTCAAAGTATTCAACGCTTGGTTGGCAGGTTTCGACGTCCAGTTTGTACACGTTCGCCATCTTTTCTAATGCGACTTTGAGGTGAAACTCCCCTTGGCCGCTGATGATGGTTTCGTTGGTGCGAGCGCGATGTTCGATGCGCAGCGAAGGATCTTCACTGGCAATTTTATTCAGCACATCTCCTAATTTTTGCTCATCTCCACGCTTAAGAGGCTTCAAGCACAAAGAATACATGGAGTCAGGAAGGTCCAACGTTTTGAGTTGAACACCATCTTCTTCGTGAGAGTCATGAACGATTGAATCGAATTCGAGATCATCCACTTTGGCTAAAACGCAGAAGTCGCCTGCTAGCGCGCGAGGGATCTCGGTTCTATCTTTGCCCTGCAGTTGATATAAGTGCCCAACTTTAAATGCCTTGTTGCTTTCGCCAATATAAAGCTGGCTGCCTGCATTGATTTCACCCTGATACACACGTAAGTAGGCAAGTTTACCCATGTATGGGTCGACGCTGACTTTGTACACGTGTGCGACGGTGTGTTCTAAGGTTTCGCAATTTACTTTGATTTTTTTGCCGTTCTTTTCCAGTAGAGGAGGGTTACCCTCGTTTGGCATGGGCATGATCTCCGCCAAGGTGCGCAGCAGCAGCTCGACGCCCGCACCGGTTTGTGCTGAGACAAAACAGACCGGAATCACATGTCCAGTTCTCAGTGCTTCTTCAAATGGATCATGCAGTTGCTCTGCGGTGAGTTCGGAGCCTTGTTCCAGATACAGTTCCATCAGTTCTTCATCGACTTCGATAACTTGGTCAATTAAGGTCTCATGAGCTTCATCTACCGTTGCAAGTAAGGTTTCTCGTCCCAATTCTGGTTCGAAATAACAGTCAACTACAGATCCCCCGTCAGCCGAAGGTAAGTTGATCGGCAAGCAGTGGTCCCCAAAATGCTCAACGATGTTCTCCATCAATCTCTCTAACTGATTACCGTGGTTATCGAGCTTATTGATGATGATCATCTGACATTTTTGCTGCTCTTTTGCAAAGGTGAATAAGCGATCGGAAGTTTGGTTTAGTGGTGTTTGAGGGTCGATGACAAGGGCGGATGTTTCAACGGCAGGAAAAACGCTGATCGTACGGCCAAGTAACTCGTTTTGTCCCGGAGTGTCGATGATATTGAGCCGGTGTTTATTCCAGCGCAGTGCGACTGGCGTTGCTTCAATACTGTGTTGATATTGGATGGATTGAGGGTCGAAGTCGGTAACGGTATCGCCTTTTTCTACGCTGCCTAAATGGTGCGTGGCATCGCAGGTGAAGAGCAGTTTTTCTATCAGCGTGGTTTTACCGGTCCCGGTTTGGCCGACAAAAGCGATATTGCGTATTTTGTTGATAGGCATAGAGCCTCCTTGCAAGATGGCATGAAAAACCTACGAATTGCTAGGAAGTGGGTTGCTATAGAAACCCACGCACTGCATTGGAGTAGGGCGGGATTACCGCCTATTCGTCTTCCATGTCATTTTCCGGATGACTCGATGCATAAGACCACCTTCTTGGACTACTGTAATCTTAGCATGCCGTAATAACCGTATAATTTATGTGACTTATTTCATGGTGGGGCTGATTGTTTTTTAATCGAGATCATAAACTCAGAGGTTCTGACTTTTCGATAAAAACCTCGGGATTGTTTAGGCTACTTGGAAAGAACGATTTCGCCGTCGCTATAAACTAAGCTAGGCGTTACATCTTGTCCGAGCAACACCGGGCCATCAAGATCGACAACGCTTGCCTGAGCAGCAATGGGTAACGCAGCACGCATCGCCAGCGAAGTCCCCAACATACAACCGGACATGAGGCTAAAACCGAGTTTTTTTGCATCGTCGGCCAGCAATAATGCTTCACTGAGCCCGCCTGTTTTATCTAGCTTAATATTCACCATCTCGTATTTTCCAAGCAGTTGATGCAATTGCTCTCTGGTGTGACAACTTTCATCGGCGCAAAGTGGAATGGGGTGCGGAATGCTGGCGAGTACGTCGTCGCAGTCTTGTGGCAACGGTTGCTCGATCATGGTGATATTAAACGGTTCGAGTTGAGCAAATACCGTCGCGAGGTCGAGGCTTTGCCATGCTTCATTCGCATCTAAAACAATTTGCGCGTGCGGCGCGGCATCGCGTACTGCTGCAACGCGCTCAATCACGTTTTCACCATCCAGTTTTACCTTTAGCAGTTTTGCGCCTTGGCTAAGGTAAGCTTGCGCCTGTTTGGCCATCGCTTGCGGCGTGTCGATAGAAACCGTCATCGCCGTCACAATCGCCTCGGGTAACGTAAAGAGGTCGTGAACCTGCTGCTTGTGGCTCAAAAGCGCGTGAAGATGCCAAAGGGCGCAATCCAATGCATTTCTTGCCGCTCCTGCGGGCAATAACGATTGAAGCTGGCTTTTGAGAGCCATCACATCAGCTTCGCCTTTGGCGTACAAACTTTGCAGTTCATGCGCGGCGTGAGAAATCGCCTTAATTACCGATTCAACCGATTCACCATAACGTGGGTATGGTGTGCATTCTCCTTGGGCGATCATGTCTCGATGTTCAATTGTCACGCGGACTACGTGGCACTCTGTCCGACTGCCGCGAGATATGCGAAATGGTGTCGCCATGGCAATCGTGACAGGTTCTACATGAATTTTCATCTCACTAGTTTTCCCTAAACCGCAGTTATTTTCTAAACCGTAAATGTTTCCTAAATCGTAAGGATCTTATCTGCAACCGCATCAACGCCAAAACGCACAGGGTCGGTGACGGGCACCTGATATTTGTCGCTCCAATCCTGGCATAACTGGGCAGCATCTTCTTCGCTGATCGCCGAAGTGTTTAAGCAAATACCCACTAATTGAGCTTTTGGATTTGTTAGGCGAGCAGCGGCCAGATTTGCTTCTATCGTTTGTTCAATGGTTGGCAAGCTCGCATGTGGTAAGTTGCGGATGTGCGGGCGACCAATCTCATGGCACAGTACCAGAGCGTCCGCTTGTGCGCCGTGAAGTAAGCCCAAACTTACGCCAGCAAACGAAGGGTTAAATAACGAACCTTGCCCTTCGATGATGTCCCAATCGTGGTCAGTGAAGTCGGGGCTGATCGTTTCTACTGCGCCGGAGATAAAATCGGCAACTACGGCATCAATTGAAATGCCACTGCCTGCGATGAGAATTCCAGTTTGACCCGTTGCTTTGAACTCTGCGCGACAGTTTTTACGCTTTAATGTGTGTTCAATGGCGAGGGCAGAGTACATTTTGCCAACGGAGCAATCTGTTCCTACAGTAAGTACTCGCTTGCCTGCGCGAGCTTTGCCATTGCCGACCTTGAGCGGGGCATCATAATGGCGAACATCATACAGTTTGGTTAATCCGCGTTGTTCTAGATCGGCAAGAGGAGCAAATTCCGCCAAACGTTGGTGCATGCCCGATGCAATTTCAAATCCCATTTCTGCTGCTTCAAGTAAGGTTGCTTGCCAAGCTTCGGGAATGACTCCCCCCGGGTTTGCTGTGCCAAGGACCAGCGTTTTTGCTCCTTGCTGCTGCGCTTGTTGTAGTGTCATGTCGGTTAAACCAAGCGATACGGTTTCTGGCGTCAGGCGGATTTGGCCAAGACAAATCTCAGGTCGCCATTGGTAAATGCCACGCGCGGTTTTTGCTGCGAGTGGATCGGTTACATCGCCAAGAAAGAGTAGGTAAGGTTGAGCAATTTGCATGATGGTTCCCTTCGTCATCGTTATTGCTCATTAATGTAGCCAGACTGATTTAGGAAACCGAATGCTTATTTGTTAGGCAGGTATAACTTCAAGTTATACCTTTAAACCATCTGTTGTTTTAGGGCGGTGATAAATTGCTTTGTCGCAATGGATTGAGGCGTGTGCTCTGCGAATAAAATAGAGACAGAGAAGGACATGTTTGGCTCCAAAGCATGCACGGAGGCGGCATTATCTTGGCGATATTGTTTTGCAGTCCATGGGTCTACAATGGCGAACCCTGCTTGGTGTTTCACCAGTTCAGCCGCCGCGGAGTAGCTGCGTACAGTGATGGCATGTTGATAATGCTCGTCACGCGCCGATAAGGTTTGATGCAGCAATAAGCCCAGAGGATCTCGGCTATCTAAACCGATAATAGGTAAATCGTGACTGATGAGTTCTTCTAAAATGACGGTTTTTTCTTCGAGTATCACTGCGCTTTTAGGGGCGATTAGCGCCAAGTTTTCTTTCAATAACACGTGCCCCATGATCGCTGGTGGTGTTTCTTCACCAAAAGCGATAGCGACATCCAATTCATGTTTCAGTAATCCTGAGCACAGCTCATCGCGATTGGCCGTTAAGAGCTCAAAGGAGATGCCGTGCTCTTTCGACAACAACGCGACAGTCGGCGCTAACAAGTGCGCGGCCAAAACAGGCGGGGCACCGACTCGTAAATGTTGAGCTCCCTGTTTGACTTTGTTGGTCAGAGAGCGAAATTGTCCGAGTTGTTGATAGACTTTTTCTGCCTCTGGC
Coding sequences within it:
- the nqrM gene encoding (Na+)-NQR maturation NqrM; amino-acid sequence: MVWLFTFLGFLAIILLMSLGVIFHNKRIQGSCGGLNNVGVDKVCNCETTCAEPERHLYQISEPNSSPER
- a CDS encoding phosphotransferase family protein; translated protein: MKTGSPVSQQELNQMGSAKVFLIEKDGVQVIEKRNPTQIEVAFYQRYAEQFNALGIHVPRLIQFDDQKNVLHIEYVPHAVEQAFLLEDDRVIEQLVKLHQLPPTSDGIYHRHQWTPQATQQALATLELGSETKQFFHNLQQRSAHLFDGQNLISGDSNAGNWGQRENGELVLFDWERFSTGHVAIDLAPLIEGMGTFDDYLKVAGRYIKCAEKGETTELARDIGLAKAWIVVEVVNILVSRKNPQTSKYLDWFRQTLPQWAKSLSAQVMS
- the fusA gene encoding elongation factor G, with product MPINKIRNIAFVGQTGTGKTTLIEKLLFTCDATHHLGSVEKGDTVTDFDPQSIQYQHSIEATPVALRWNKHRLNIIDTPGQNELLGRTISVFPAVETSALVIDPQTPLNQTSDRLFTFAKEQQKCQMIIINKLDNHGNQLERLMENIVEHFGDHCLPINLPSADGGSVVDCYFEPELGRETLLATVDEAHETLIDQVIEVDEELMELYLEQGSELTAEQLHDPFEEALRTGHVIPVCFVSAQTGAGVELLLRTLAEIMPMPNEGNPPLLEKNGKKIKVNCETLEHTVAHVYKVSVDPYMGKLAYLRVYQGEINAGSQLYIGESNKAFKVGHLYQLQGKDRTEIPRALAGDFCVLAKVDDLEFDSIVHDSHEEDGVQLKTLDLPDSMYSLCLKPLKRGDEQKLGDVLNKIASEDPSLRIEHRARTNETIISGQGEFHLKVALEKMANVYKLDVETCQPSVEYFETITKPAEGHYRHKKQSGGAGQFGEVQLKVRPLERGAGFKFINKVVGGAIPTALIPAVEKGILQALEEGAISGNPIKDVEVTVYDGKYHSVDSKEIAFVIAGKKAFLDAINNADPIVLEPIVQMELHIPTANVGDVSGDLSGNRGLIEGTEPIDSSFTLLRAKSPVNELQDYARRLRSITGGEGSFSMTLSHYEPAPPAVQKQVCQGSTQQG
- the dgcA gene encoding N-acetyl-D-Glu racemase DgcA, with translation MKIHVEPVTIAMATPFRISRGSRTECHVVRVTIEHRDMIAQGECTPYPRYGESVESVIKAISHAAHELQSLYAKGEADVMALKSQLQSLLPAGAARNALDCALWHLHALLSHKQQVHDLFTLPEAIVTAMTVSIDTPQAMAKQAQAYLSQGAKLLKVKLDGENVIERVAAVRDAAPHAQIVLDANEAWQSLDLATVFAQLEPFNITMIEQPLPQDCDDVLASIPHPIPLCADESCHTREQLHQLLGKYEMVNIKLDKTGGLSEALLLADDAKKLGFSLMSGCMLGTSLAMRAALPIAAQASVVDLDGPVLLGQDVTPSLVYSDGEIVLSK
- the dgcN gene encoding N-acetyltransferase DgcN; translated protein: MQIAQPYLLFLGDVTDPLAAKTARGIYQWRPEICLGQIRLTPETVSLGLTDMTLQQAQQQGAKTLVLGTANPGGVIPEAWQATLLEAAEMGFEIASGMHQRLAEFAPLADLEQRGLTKLYDVRHYDAPLKVGNGKARAGKRVLTVGTDCSVGKMYSALAIEHTLKRKNCRAEFKATGQTGILIAGSGISIDAVVADFISGAVETISPDFTDHDWDIIEGQGSLFNPSFAGVSLGLLHGAQADALVLCHEIGRPHIRNLPHASLPTIEQTIEANLAAARLTNPKAQLVGICLNTSAISEEDAAQLCQDWSDKYQVPVTDPVRFGVDAVADKILTI
- a CDS encoding LysR family transcriptional regulator translates to MNLRQLEVFYAIMQAGTVSGAARLLHVSQPNVTRVLAHTEQQLGFALFERVKGRLVPTQEAKALLPEAEKVYQQLGQFRSLTNKVKQGAQHLRVGAPPVLAAHLLAPTVALLSKEHGISFELLTANRDELCSGLLKHELDVAIAFGEETPPAIMGHVLLKENLALIAPKSAVILEEKTVILEELISHDLPIIGLDSRDPLGLLLHQTLSARDEHYQHAITVRSYSAAAELVKHQAGFAIVDPWTAKQYRQDNAASVHALEPNMSFSVSILFAEHTPQSIATKQFITALKQQMV